In Cotesia glomerata isolate CgM1 linkage group LG1, MPM_Cglom_v2.3, whole genome shotgun sequence, one genomic interval encodes:
- the LOC123270271 gene encoding peptidyl-prolyl cis-trans isomerase-like 1, translated as MALTNISGIPDKHWQPPFVLIETTMGEIGIELYWKHAPNTCRNFAELVRRGYYNGTKFHRVIRDFMIQGGDPTGTGKGGVSIYGECFDDEIHDDLKHTGAGILSMANSGPDTNGSQFFITLAPTQWLDGNHAIFGRIHSGMAIVKRIGLVETDKNDRPIDDVKIVKGSVKNV; from the exons ATGgcattaacaaatatttctggAATTCCTGATAAACATTGGCAACCGCCATTTGTTTTAATAGAAACTAC CATGGGTGAAATCGGTATTGAATTATACTGGAAACATGCACCAAATACATGTAGAAATTTCGCTGAACTTGTAAGGAGAGGATATTATAATGGAACTAAGTTTCATCGCGTTATTCGAGATTTCATGATTCAAGGAGGTGATCCTACGGGAACTGGAAAAGGTGGTGTATCTATCTATGGCGAGTGTTTTGATGACGAGATTCATGATGATTTAAAACACacag gtGCTGGAATACTTTCAATGGCTAATTCTGGACCTGATACTAATGGATCTCAGTTTTTCATAACATTAGCACCAACTCAATGGTTAGATGGCAACCATGCaatatttg GAAGAATACATTCTGGGATGGCGATAGTCAAGCGAATAGGTTTAGTCGAGACTGATAAAAATGATCGACCGATCGACGATGTCAAAATTGTTAAAGGCTCTGTAAAAAATGTGTaa
- the LOC123270259 gene encoding uncharacterized protein LOC123270259 has product MPRQPMSAEAVIDDTVAGSSENASALDDTLIISSDSDDEDYFINFLVTSVTDRRASTPSGLTFNNSSAFEPSGSSSSMANLSSRRMSESSPSTSGLTVNESSASVPADSSPAMANLSSSRMSQSSLSTSGLTVTQSNSACDDEEIIPEGTSICCCCRFRAAVWAFIKCGHLCLCNECNRKIGDRCPLCREKSRKIKIFTNHP; this is encoded by the exons ATGCCAAGACAGCCTATGTCAGCTGAAGCTGTGATTGATGACACGGTTGCAGGATCATCGGAAAATGCGAGTGCTTTAGATGACACTTTAATAATCTCATCGGATAGTGATGATGAag ATTACTTCATTAACTTCTTAGTAACTTCAGTGACTGATCGCCGTGCGTCCACACCATCTGGCTTAACTTTCAACAATTCTTCTGCGTTTGAGCCATCCGGTTCTAGTTCTTCGATGGCAAATTTGTCAAGTCGTAGGATGTCAGAGTCTAGCCCGTCGACGTCTGGCTTAACAGTCAACGAATCGTCTGCGTCTGTCCCCGCCGATTCTAGCCCGGCGATGGCAAATTTGTCAAGTTCTAGGATGTCACAGTCTAGTCTGTCAACGTCTGGCTTAACAGTAACTCAAAGTAACTCAGCATGTGACGACGAAG agATTATTCCGGAAGGGACAAGCATATGCTGCTGCTGTAGATTTCGGGCTGCTGTCTGGGCATTTATTAAATGCGGTCATTTATGTCTTTGCAATGAGTGCAATCGAAAAATTGGAGATCGCTGTCCACTCTGTCGTGAAAAAtcacgaaaaattaaaatatttaccaatCATCCATAG